A part of Candidatus Melainabacteria bacterium genomic DNA contains:
- a CDS encoding ComF family protein gives MTTKFLITSVIDQFVDFFYSFLSEENCRICERVMLARGQLLQDLQDFRNEARPATLHRWIDNIPKYSRALCAECWQGISSETPLMGFYEHEGDKSFAIVSGAPYVGEIRSLIHALKYEGDRLIAPDLAAVMLSGWRMASILLKRENAVLVAVPLHWRKEFERGFNQADLLAKEVSSVLDLPVLRGALKRRRATTPQQSLEKAERFKNLENAFVGNPSKLIGRSVVLIDDVCTSGATLSECAREALRCGAVNVVALTVARAMLRTKQINGNDRSQGSESKS, from the coding sequence GTGACAACAAAATTTCTTATAACATCAGTGATTGACCAATTTGTGGATTTCTTCTATTCATTCCTCAGTGAAGAGAACTGCCGCATCTGCGAACGCGTAATGCTGGCCAGAGGGCAACTTCTGCAAGATTTGCAAGACTTCCGCAATGAAGCTCGACCCGCCACTCTTCATCGATGGATCGACAATATTCCAAAGTATTCACGCGCCCTATGTGCAGAATGCTGGCAAGGCATTTCAAGCGAAACACCTTTGATGGGTTTTTACGAACACGAAGGCGACAAATCGTTCGCCATCGTCAGTGGTGCGCCTTACGTCGGTGAAATCCGCAGCTTGATTCACGCACTTAAGTATGAAGGCGATCGATTGATTGCGCCTGATCTAGCCGCCGTCATGCTGAGCGGCTGGCGCATGGCATCAATACTACTGAAGCGAGAAAATGCAGTGCTGGTAGCAGTTCCGCTGCACTGGCGAAAAGAATTCGAGCGGGGATTCAACCAGGCAGATTTACTGGCTAAAGAAGTATCCAGCGTTCTCGACCTGCCGGTTCTGCGCGGTGCTCTTAAAAGACGACGAGCTACCACGCCACAACAAAGCCTGGAAAAAGCTGAGCGATTCAAAAATCTTGAAAATGCCTTTGTCGGCAATCCGTCCAAACTGATTGGACGTTCAGTCGTCTTAATAGACGACGTATGCACCTCAGGAGCCACGCTCTCTGAATGTGCTCGCGAAGCACTTCGATGTGGTGCAGTCAACGTGGTAGCACTCACGGTGGCACGAGCGATGTTGCGTACAAAACAGATAAATGGCAACGATAGATCTCAGGGCAGCGAATCGAAAAGTTAA
- a CDS encoding aluminum resistance family protein, giving the protein MLKQLDAPGLIKNAERKLRDLFDSVDEVATINQKRVLNAFREHRLTEEYFAERTGYGRNDPGRETIDKIFASIFECDSAAVRMQFVSGTHAIACALLGNLHAGDTILSLTGQPYDTLKEVIGLEGDEPGNLLSLGVKYSEIDLDPADESDAGLTEKIRQAAPAGRCMFYIQKSCGYSIARRSFNNEDIARLSKAAKSIHQDCIVFVDNCYGEFVEASEPTAVGANLLAGSLIKNPGGGLAITGGYVAGDAVLVERALNRLTSPGIGGHLGLTYNQNRLVLQGLFMAPAVVSNAVKGAMLFASVLAELGCEVKPDALTRRSDIIQAIKFANPDQLVNFCRAIQKGSPVNSHVVPEPSLMPGYQDPVIMAAGTFVEGATIELSADGPLRPPFAVFVQGGLTYLHVKCVLEEAITLSARGEMPFF; this is encoded by the coding sequence ATGCTTAAACAACTAGATGCTCCTGGGTTAATTAAGAACGCCGAAAGGAAATTGCGTGATCTCTTCGATTCTGTCGATGAAGTTGCCACGATCAATCAAAAAAGAGTGCTCAACGCATTTCGTGAGCATCGGTTGACTGAAGAATATTTTGCTGAGCGCACGGGGTACGGTCGTAATGATCCTGGTCGCGAGACGATAGACAAGATATTTGCATCGATTTTTGAGTGCGATTCTGCCGCAGTGCGCATGCAGTTCGTCTCCGGAACCCATGCTATCGCCTGCGCATTGCTAGGTAATTTGCACGCAGGCGACACGATTCTCTCTTTGACCGGGCAGCCGTATGACACGTTGAAAGAAGTAATTGGTTTGGAGGGGGATGAGCCGGGCAACTTGCTCTCTCTGGGAGTCAAATACTCTGAGATCGACCTTGACCCCGCCGACGAAAGCGATGCCGGCTTGACTGAGAAGATTCGTCAGGCGGCGCCTGCTGGCAGATGCATGTTCTACATCCAGAAGTCTTGCGGCTACAGCATTGCCAGGCGCAGTTTCAATAATGAAGATATTGCCAGATTGAGCAAAGCCGCAAAGTCTATCCATCAGGACTGTATCGTCTTTGTCGACAATTGCTACGGGGAGTTTGTCGAAGCCAGTGAGCCTACGGCAGTCGGTGCGAATCTTCTAGCCGGGTCCTTAATCAAGAATCCAGGTGGCGGGCTGGCCATCACGGGTGGTTATGTGGCAGGCGACGCAGTTTTAGTTGAGAGAGCATTAAACCGGCTGACTTCACCTGGCATCGGCGGACATCTGGGCTTGACTTACAACCAGAACCGGCTTGTCCTGCAGGGGTTGTTTATGGCTCCGGCAGTGGTTTCAAACGCGGTCAAGGGAGCCATGCTCTTTGCTTCGGTATTGGCCGAATTAGGTTGCGAAGTGAAGCCAGACGCGCTGACCAGGCGGTCAGACATAATCCAGGCGATAAAGTTTGCCAATCCGGACCAGCTTGTCAATTTCTGCCGTGCCATACAGAAAGGCTCACCAGTTAACTCACACGTGGTTCCTGAGCCATCGCTTATGCCTGGATATCAGGACCCTGTGATCATGGCCGCCGGCACTTTCGTGGAGGGCGCCACAATCGAGCTGTCTGCAGATGGGCCACTTCGCCCTCCTTTTGCCGTGTTTGTGCAAGGTGGCCTTACATATCTGCATGTTAAGTGTGTGCTCGAAGAGGCTATAACCCTGAGTGCTAGGGGCGAAATGCCGTTTTTCTAG
- a CDS encoding ribose-phosphate pyrophosphokinase: MPAARQIVIPGSKSNLLILSGTSNPELAKEVADYLELTVAPVKISPFSDGEIYVQVQESVRGQDCFVVQPTCTPVNENLMELLILLDALKRASAGRITVVMPYYGYGRQDRKAAGREAITAKLIADLLTTAGAQRVVTLDLHAPQIMGFFNILVDHLYASPVLLEYVRSLNQTDLVLVSPDVGGVSRARAFAKKLDDAPIAIIDKRRSAHNVAEVYNVIGDVKNKVVLMVDDMVDTAGTLVKGAELLKREGARAIYACATHAVLSGPANKRIDDSPIEKLIVTNSIPHEAKNISKKIVMLSVAKLLGEAIARIHDDTSVSELFL; this comes from the coding sequence ATGCCAGCCGCCAGGCAAATAGTAATTCCGGGCTCGAAATCGAATTTGTTGATTTTGTCCGGTACTTCAAATCCAGAACTAGCGAAGGAAGTTGCTGATTATCTGGAGTTGACCGTTGCACCGGTCAAAATTTCACCGTTTTCAGACGGCGAAATCTATGTGCAAGTTCAAGAGAGTGTCAGGGGGCAAGACTGTTTTGTAGTGCAGCCCACATGCACGCCGGTCAATGAGAACCTGATGGAATTGCTGATTCTGCTTGATGCCTTAAAAAGAGCATCGGCTGGTCGAATCACAGTAGTGATGCCTTATTACGGCTACGGAAGACAAGACAGAAAAGCTGCCGGTCGTGAAGCGATTACAGCCAAATTGATCGCTGACTTGTTAACCACTGCTGGTGCGCAAAGGGTAGTCACCCTCGACCTGCATGCACCGCAAATCATGGGCTTCTTCAATATTCTCGTCGACCATCTCTATGCCAGCCCGGTGCTGCTCGAATATGTTCGTTCTCTTAATCAGACCGACCTCGTCCTCGTCAGCCCTGACGTCGGCGGCGTGTCGCGCGCCCGAGCCTTTGCGAAGAAGCTCGACGACGCTCCAATCGCTATCATCGACAAGCGCCGCAGCGCTCATAACGTGGCAGAAGTCTACAACGTCATCGGCGACGTGAAGAACAAAGTTGTTCTCATGGTCGACGACATGGTCGACACCGCCGGAACACTCGTGAAAGGTGCGGAACTCCTCAAGAGAGAAGGGGCACGTGCTATTTACGCATGCGCGACACACGCTGTTTTGTCGGGACCAGCAAACAAAAGAATTGATGATTCGCCAATCGAAAAATTGATTGTCACCAATTCAATTCCGCACGAAGCGAAGAACATCTCCAAGAAGATCGTCATGCTCAGCGTCGCCAAGCTGCTTGGTGAAGCGATTGCTCGTATTCACGACGACACTTCTGTCAGTGAGTTGTTCCTTTAA
- a CDS encoding MBL fold metallo-hydrolase gives MIIESFPVGQLQCNCSIIGCPETGEAAVIDPGGDPEKILAFARDNNLKIKYLLHTHAHFDHIMGSRAVKEATGAKIYINKGDQWLYDNLQKQVQLFGFKATDPLPVDEYLEHEDHVKVGNIKASVIHTPGHTPGSTCFCVQGKDSILFSGDTLFQHSIGRTDLWGGSFDEIIKSITERLMKLDDSTRVVPGHGGDTSIWAERKGNPFLN, from the coding sequence ATGATTATCGAGAGTTTTCCAGTTGGTCAGCTGCAGTGCAACTGTTCGATCATTGGTTGTCCGGAAACTGGTGAAGCTGCCGTTATCGATCCAGGCGGCGACCCGGAGAAAATTCTGGCGTTTGCCAGAGACAACAACTTGAAGATCAAGTATTTGTTGCACACGCATGCGCACTTCGATCACATCATGGGCTCTCGCGCGGTGAAAGAAGCAACGGGTGCCAAGATTTACATCAACAAAGGCGACCAGTGGTTGTACGACAATCTGCAAAAACAAGTGCAGCTGTTTGGTTTTAAAGCAACGGATCCGCTACCTGTCGATGAATATCTGGAGCACGAAGACCACGTTAAAGTGGGCAATATCAAAGCTTCTGTAATTCACACTCCCGGCCACACGCCTGGAAGCACCTGCTTTTGCGTGCAGGGAAAAGACAGCATTCTATTTTCTGGTGATACTCTTTTTCAGCATTCCATCGGTCGCACAGATCTATGGGGCGGTTCGTTTGACGAAATAATCAAGTCTATTACCGAGCGTTTGATGAAGCTGGATGACAGCACCAGAGTTGTGCCGGGTCATGGCGGTGACACATCAATCTGGGCTGAGAGAAAAGGCAATCCATTTTTGAATTGA
- a CDS encoding PAS domain-containing hybrid sensor histidine kinase/response regulator, translating into MLDRGKLDPAADDVVIFRQLFDLMPQLGWTAQPDGWIDYYNKGWYDYTGSNFEDMQGWGWTSVHHPDWLPVCMAAWTEAISTGKPCQVEFPLRRHDGVFRWFLTRINPLINDQGRLIRWVGINTDIQDQKDKEEEERSRVRALAELDRAKTIFVNNISHEFRTPLTLMIGPIQALLDECTNTQRVELESLHRNAKRLLKLVNALLDFSSIEAGRYDARFVATDLCSFTREICSLFRSAIEKEGLAFEVQCENISEPAFVDRDMWEKVVLNLVSNAFKFTLSGKITVLVRQSDRNFLLSVADTGAGIPSAEQGELFQRFKRLKSQSARTHEGTGIGLAMVLELVKLHGGEISVKSTEGAGSEFTVQIPRGNAHLPQESLVSEEIVFESNYAQAFLEEANSWGSAKSADPEVVASSEQLNQHILIVDDNADMRAYLLRLLSPLWSAEAAPNGKAALSAAERRLPDLIVADIMMPDMDGFELLRQIRADDTLKTVPVVFLSARAGDEARAEGLEAGANDYLVKPFTARELYARVISLLQQRLFSLNLEREVDERTRALELALQAKSRFLTTVSHEVRTPMAGVIGLVELIKHTTAEDETRNMAEAAFESSKRLLQILNDLLEASKLQAARITLEMRNFAMRPLLAELVQLVKPEVEKKQLKIDFLVAPELPEMVCGDELRVRQILLNLLFNAVKFTDSGEIRIAAELVSWEDGILRLKLSVADTGIGISEEQQKQLFQPFVQANDSIARNYGGTGLGLSICRDLVELMGGQIGVTSVVDRGSTFWCELPFQEAVPATV; encoded by the coding sequence ATGCTTGATAGAGGAAAGTTAGATCCCGCTGCCGACGATGTCGTGATTTTTCGGCAACTCTTCGATCTTATGCCTCAACTGGGATGGACCGCTCAACCGGATGGCTGGATAGATTATTACAATAAAGGCTGGTACGACTACACCGGCAGTAACTTTGAAGACATGCAGGGTTGGGGGTGGACATCGGTTCATCATCCTGATTGGCTGCCTGTCTGCATGGCTGCCTGGACTGAGGCAATAAGTACCGGGAAACCCTGCCAGGTAGAGTTCCCATTACGGCGTCATGACGGGGTATTCCGCTGGTTCTTGACCCGTATTAATCCGCTTATAAATGATCAAGGTCGGCTAATTCGCTGGGTTGGCATCAATACAGACATACAAGATCAAAAGGACAAGGAAGAAGAAGAGCGCAGTCGTGTCCGCGCGCTGGCCGAGTTGGATCGTGCCAAAACCATTTTCGTAAACAACATAAGTCATGAGTTTAGAACGCCATTGACCTTAATGATTGGTCCCATTCAGGCACTTTTAGACGAGTGTACTAATACGCAGCGTGTGGAACTGGAGTCGCTTCATCGCAATGCAAAACGACTCCTTAAACTCGTAAATGCATTACTTGATTTTTCGAGTATCGAAGCAGGTCGTTACGATGCAAGATTTGTGGCAACTGATTTGTGCTCGTTCACGAGAGAAATCTGCAGCCTCTTTCGCTCTGCTATTGAAAAGGAGGGGCTCGCATTTGAGGTTCAATGCGAGAACATCTCTGAGCCTGCTTTTGTCGACCGCGATATGTGGGAGAAGGTAGTTCTCAATTTAGTATCAAATGCATTTAAATTTACTCTGTCAGGGAAGATTACTGTTCTGGTCAGGCAAAGTGATCGAAACTTCCTACTCTCTGTCGCCGACACGGGAGCCGGTATCCCATCTGCGGAACAGGGCGAGTTGTTTCAGCGATTCAAACGATTGAAGTCACAAAGCGCTCGCACGCACGAAGGCACGGGCATTGGACTGGCAATGGTTCTGGAACTTGTGAAGTTGCACGGTGGTGAAATTTCCGTCAAAAGCACTGAAGGCGCTGGATCTGAGTTTACAGTGCAAATTCCCCGAGGCAATGCACACTTGCCTCAAGAGTCGCTGGTAAGCGAAGAGATTGTTTTCGAATCGAATTATGCTCAAGCTTTTTTGGAAGAAGCGAATTCATGGGGCAGCGCAAAATCGGCTGACCCTGAGGTTGTCGCTAGTTCAGAGCAGTTGAACCAACACATACTGATCGTTGATGATAACGCGGATATGAGAGCTTATTTGCTACGATTGCTCTCGCCATTATGGTCTGCTGAAGCTGCTCCAAACGGGAAAGCAGCCCTCTCTGCAGCTGAAAGGCGGCTGCCTGATTTGATTGTTGCAGATATTATGATGCCTGATATGGACGGGTTTGAACTGCTTCGGCAGATTCGTGCCGATGATACGTTGAAGACGGTGCCGGTCGTATTTCTTTCGGCGCGCGCAGGCGATGAGGCTCGCGCTGAGGGGTTGGAAGCTGGAGCGAATGACTATCTCGTTAAACCTTTCACGGCAAGAGAACTGTATGCACGCGTTATTTCATTGCTTCAACAGCGATTATTCTCACTCAATTTAGAAAGAGAAGTCGACGAGCGAACCAGAGCGTTGGAGTTGGCTCTGCAAGCCAAGTCTCGTTTCCTAACTACTGTCAGTCACGAAGTTCGAACTCCTATGGCAGGCGTGATCGGTCTTGTTGAACTGATTAAACACACGACCGCAGAAGACGAGACCCGTAATATGGCAGAAGCTGCATTTGAGTCGTCAAAGCGTCTCCTGCAAATACTCAACGATTTGCTCGAAGCTTCGAAGCTTCAGGCTGCCAGAATAACTCTAGAAATGAGAAATTTTGCAATGCGACCTCTTTTAGCCGAACTGGTGCAGCTGGTTAAGCCTGAAGTAGAAAAGAAGCAGCTCAAGATTGATTTTCTGGTAGCGCCGGAGTTGCCTGAGATGGTTTGTGGCGATGAATTGAGAGTGAGACAGATTCTTTTGAATCTGCTTTTTAATGCCGTCAAATTCACAGACAGTGGTGAAATCAGGATCGCGGCTGAACTTGTTAGCTGGGAGGATGGCATTCTCAGGTTGAAGCTTTCGGTCGCAGACACTGGTATCGGTATTAGCGAAGAGCAGCAAAAGCAACTTTTTCAACCCTTTGTGCAGGCAAACGATTCGATTGCTCGCAACTACGGTGGCACGGGGCTCGGATTGAGCATCTGTCGTGATCTGGTTGAGCTCATGGGTGGGCAAATCGGGGTCACCAGTGTTGTTGATCGAGGTTCAACATTCTGGTGTGAGCTTCCGTTTCAAGAAGCGGTGCCAGCCACGGTCTAG
- a CDS encoding nuclear transport factor 2 family protein — translation MRSKKSMSEDKLAIQELSAIYANAMDSGDIQAWLQTWHECGIWEGGIGKYEGKEKLANLLPDLGARVIGKRHIMTNFVIDVRGDQATQTCYLLIIDRNKTILPGTAVYVDKLLKTNNQWLFVHRKVEIDQPSTLFS, via the coding sequence ATGCGGAGCAAGAAATCAATGTCAGAAGACAAATTGGCCATCCAGGAACTGTCGGCAATATACGCAAATGCAATGGATAGCGGCGACATTCAGGCGTGGCTGCAAACCTGGCACGAGTGCGGCATCTGGGAAGGCGGCATTGGCAAGTACGAAGGGAAGGAAAAACTGGCAAATCTTCTGCCCGATCTAGGTGCTCGGGTGATCGGAAAACGGCACATCATGACGAACTTTGTCATCGATGTGAGAGGAGACCAGGCCACCCAAACCTGTTATCTGCTTATCATCGATAGAAATAAGACCATCTTGCCAGGTACAGCAGTGTACGTGGACAAGCTGCTCAAAACGAACAATCAATGGTTGTTTGTTCACCGCAAGGTTGAAATTGACCAGCCTTCTACATTATTCAGCTGA
- a CDS encoding CPBP family intramembrane metalloprotease, giving the protein MAGISIALILWSVAVLFFLLLTFVSAILALCLKEKKQLHAVDTFLVSATLLCAVFLSANLLVKDATKLATHKKYQKAVKVCDGAVQNIEEAAYIDDLAQPTRTIIASISATRADKLLRDAETIVQQQADEHPRGPSIAARLAIIMHAEGKDTAHIFKPFRDDDIEYGEEVPSSRLLSTLQQLYQKSEPGVSNGTKLNETQAEEIIKSELPKGWYQASALIDLYKIIDPIKLREVLARRSENATAWGSRVQSFLVLDAIILLLGLISLTWFTKLKKQESVEVIPLTTSFRRMYVCLISTIFAQVIAGGIIGLWIGFSSVASHTSADIGDYESLMNMTLVIAGVSFCLLLLYLLVLRPQKLSLNQAFTRSAEKLALPNFFFFVLGGFCAANVLNLIGRLIYHLLPGAGRPTNPAHLQMVKAFVAGDVEQIIKSVIFACLLAPFTEEIMFRGLLFGWLRKKLGSTPAMIISSILFAAWHFDLNGFVQYFALGLVLSAVYNRTRNLWISILIHALWNCWVVSTVYWVTSYK; this is encoded by the coding sequence ATGGCAGGCATTTCAATAGCATTGATACTGTGGTCGGTGGCGGTCCTCTTCTTTTTGCTGCTCACTTTTGTAAGCGCGATTCTCGCCCTTTGCCTGAAAGAAAAGAAGCAATTACATGCTGTAGATACGTTTTTAGTTTCAGCCACACTGCTGTGCGCAGTTTTCCTGAGCGCCAACCTGTTAGTAAAAGATGCGACCAAACTTGCAACCCACAAGAAATATCAGAAGGCTGTGAAAGTTTGCGACGGGGCTGTACAAAACATTGAGGAAGCCGCATACATCGACGACCTTGCTCAACCAACTCGCACGATCATCGCTTCGATTTCCGCTACCAGAGCCGACAAGCTTCTGAGAGACGCCGAAACCATCGTTCAGCAACAGGCGGATGAGCATCCCAGAGGTCCATCCATTGCGGCAAGACTGGCAATCATCATGCACGCGGAAGGCAAAGACACGGCGCACATTTTCAAACCTTTTCGCGACGACGACATTGAATATGGTGAAGAAGTGCCTTCAAGCCGTTTGCTCTCGACTCTGCAACAGCTTTACCAAAAGTCAGAGCCTGGGGTGTCCAACGGCACAAAGCTCAATGAAACACAAGCAGAGGAAATTATAAAGAGTGAATTACCAAAGGGGTGGTATCAGGCGAGTGCATTGATCGATCTGTACAAAATTATCGACCCGATCAAATTAAGAGAAGTACTCGCCAGAAGAAGTGAAAACGCTACGGCGTGGGGCTCTAGAGTACAGTCGTTCCTGGTTTTGGACGCGATAATTTTGCTGCTTGGTCTGATTAGCCTGACCTGGTTTACAAAGCTGAAAAAACAAGAGTCTGTTGAAGTTATTCCGCTCACTACCAGCTTCAGAAGAATGTACGTGTGCCTGATTAGCACCATATTCGCTCAGGTCATCGCGGGTGGTATCATCGGTCTATGGATCGGTTTTTCATCTGTCGCCTCACATACATCAGCCGACATAGGTGATTACGAAAGCTTGATGAACATGACACTGGTGATCGCCGGTGTTAGTTTTTGTCTCTTACTGCTGTATTTGTTAGTGCTCCGTCCACAAAAACTATCACTCAATCAAGCCTTTACGCGCTCAGCAGAGAAGCTCGCTCTGCCAAATTTTTTCTTCTTTGTGCTGGGTGGCTTCTGTGCAGCAAACGTGCTCAATCTCATTGGGCGATTGATATATCACTTGCTGCCGGGGGCAGGACGCCCTACAAATCCCGCACATCTCCAAATGGTCAAGGCATTTGTTGCCGGCGACGTTGAGCAAATTATCAAGTCTGTTATCTTCGCCTGCCTTCTGGCACCATTCACCGAGGAGATCATGTTCAGAGGACTTCTCTTCGGATGGCTTCGAAAAAAACTTGGTTCGACGCCGGCAATGATAATCAGCTCAATCCTGTTTGCAGCATGGCACTTCGACTTGAACGGCTTCGTTCAATACTTCGCACTCGGGCTGGTGCTTTCGGCTGTGTACAATCGCACTCGTAATCTATGGATTTCCATACTGATTCACGCACTCTGGAACTGCTGGGTAGTATCGACCGTATATTGGGTGACCAGCTACAAATAA